One Candidatus Acidulodesulfobacterium ferriphilum genomic window carries:
- a CDS encoding DUF1311 domain-containing protein, with product MMKYILAIILIASFSSTAVARQEFKSCIRRNKSTAGINECYVQSIKRWNMKLNAVYYDIMKADGPKSRSYLKKSEISWILYRRYNCIAAGDIMFGSSSGNIIQRESCLRAMLIDRVKDLEPFLPANRQH from the coding sequence ATGATGAAATACATATTGGCAATTATCCTGATAGCAAGCTTTTCATCAACAGCTGTCGCTAGGCAGGAATTTAAATCGTGCATTAGGCGAAACAAATCTACCGCAGGGATAAACGAGTGTTATGTGCAAAGCATTAAGAGGTGGAATATGAAGCTTAACGCTGTTTATTATGATATAATGAAAGCTGATGGCCCAAAATCCCGCAGTTATCTAAAAAAATCGGAAATCAGTTGGATTCTTTACCGCAGGTATAATTGCATTGCCGCAGGAGATATTATGTTCGGCAGCAGCAGCGGTAATATTATACAGAGAGAATCTTGCCTCAGGGCCATGCTAATAGATAGGGTTAAAGACTTAGAACCGTTCCTGCCGGCAAACAGGCAGCACTAA
- a CDS encoding DUF3617 family protein codes for MKKIFLLISIFISIAFANSAFASRLFLPGLWQYTSTTTVSGLPYAMPPVTSTYSSCMGNKLKPPMQKNPDIPANCPKPIVTVNGNTVVTRFECSTGVGMEIKELMFEYFPNDTTMHMHGHVNTINTYQGRTMNVNSNIELTGKRIGACSVK; via the coding sequence ATGAAAAAGATATTTTTATTAATAAGTATATTTATAAGCATAGCTTTTGCTAACAGTGCATTTGCAAGCAGGCTGTTTTTGCCGGGATTATGGCAATATACCTCTACAACAACTGTTTCGGGACTCCCGTACGCTATGCCTCCTGTAACCTCGACTTATTCATCTTGCATGGGTAATAAACTTAAACCGCCTATGCAGAAAAATCCCGATATACCGGCTAACTGTCCAAAGCCTATCGTAACTGTTAACGGAAATACTGTCGTTACACGCTTTGAATGTTCTACTGGAGTCGGCATGGAGATAAAAGAACTTATGTTTGAATATTTTCCTAACGATACAACAATGCATATGCATGGACATGTTAATACTATCAACACATATCAAGGCAGGACTATGAATGTTAATTCAAACATCGAACTTACCGGAAAAAGAATCGGCGCATGCAGTGTGAAATAA
- a CDS encoding DUF1311 domain-containing protein has product MLKIIIFIIALLLMIGVPLTAAAGQEYRLCMSKHESNAGWASCYYKSVEKWNLELNKEYFGLMKKLPSKYGKYLKKSEISWMLYRRYNCDADGQMMYGGGALEGLEIGACLRSMLIDRVRWLKKLSDNVEGAADSKTVEYFNNNQIMGDTGNGKNFPIGNLQICAKVNKRFKYVNVQVEFSWTGHLLDTGKVPFKKKSEGDIYFRFIDGWGNTGDGSIARRSNGYILSLKPVKINKLYGSNDLDEYGTYNLKEGRCKKY; this is encoded by the coding sequence ATGCTAAAAATTATAATATTTATAATAGCGTTATTACTAATGATAGGTGTTCCTTTGACGGCGGCGGCAGGTCAAGAATACAGGTTATGTATGAGCAAGCATGAATCTAATGCAGGTTGGGCCAGTTGTTATTATAAAAGCGTGGAAAAATGGAACTTGGAGCTTAATAAAGAGTATTTTGGCCTAATGAAAAAACTACCGTCCAAATACGGGAAATATCTAAAAAAATCGGAAATCAGTTGGATGCTTTACCGCAGGTATAATTGTGATGCCGACGGCCAGATGATGTACGGCGGCGGAGCCTTAGAAGGTTTAGAAATAGGGGCGTGCTTAAGAAGTATGCTAATAGATCGCGTTAGGTGGTTAAAGAAGCTTTCTGATAATGTTGAAGGGGCGGCAGATTCCAAAACAGTTGAGTACTTTAATAATAATCAGATTATGGGAGATACAGGAAACGGAAAAAATTTCCCCATAGGCAATCTTCAAATTTGCGCCAAAGTAAATAAAAGGTTTAAATATGTGAATGTTCAGGTTGAATTTTCATGGACGGGACATCTTTTGGACACAGGAAAAGTACCTTTTAAGAAAAAATCTGAGGGTGATATTTATTTTCGATTTATAGACGGGTGGGGAAACACGGGAGACGGCAGCATAGCAAGGCGCTCAAATGGATACATTCTGTCGTTAAAGCCGGTCAAAATAAACAAATTGTATGGATCTAACGATCTTGATGAGTACGGAACATATAACCTTAAAGAAGGGCGCTGCAAAAAATATTAA
- a CDS encoding MFS transporter, translating into MEGSKKKWLNSNVFFISLSAFFADLGYQAVLVIFPIFLVLDLHSSVIYFGIASAISYGIGAFFGYFGGRAGDKFGHKKIAIIGNLLIPLLSFTGFSLYPAEAVAFFSTGWWARNFRSPSRRVLLSRSVLKEFYGKAFGFLHALDQGGGFFAGIYALILFTYHVPLKYILLTTIGPLLISTLFLTLISKKKLINNPDNSANGNINNNPKKNAAINTDNNNNANNSAGLNKKNSDLNENLFKRILIATSLYGFSSFSFGFPILTIAESSKNDALGILSYVLFFICTALTGLIAGKTIAKTINKLGFGYFLTFAGSLGMALIFTFSLNPLLYYICVAILGISLGIIETIEPTAISLIVKNETIGRGMGSLTAARSLGLFGGNVLMGLLYYIGANYSYLYAAILSLIASLIIFSSKSNL; encoded by the coding sequence ATGGAAGGTTCTAAAAAAAAATGGTTAAACAGCAATGTTTTTTTTATATCGTTATCGGCTTTTTTTGCCGATTTAGGTTATCAGGCTGTTCTGGTGATATTTCCAATATTCCTGGTTTTAGACCTCCACAGTTCCGTTATCTATTTTGGCATAGCTTCTGCAATAAGTTATGGAATAGGGGCTTTCTTTGGTTATTTCGGCGGAAGGGCGGGAGATAAATTCGGACATAAAAAAATTGCAATCATAGGCAATCTTTTAATACCGCTTCTATCCTTTACAGGATTCAGCCTTTATCCCGCGGAAGCGGTCGCATTTTTTTCAACGGGGTGGTGGGCAAGAAATTTCAGGTCTCCTTCAAGAAGGGTCTTGCTTTCACGGTCGGTTCTAAAAGAATTTTACGGAAAGGCTTTTGGTTTTTTGCATGCGCTTGATCAAGGAGGAGGATTCTTTGCGGGTATTTATGCGTTAATTCTATTTACTTATCATGTTCCTTTAAAATATATTTTATTAACAACTATCGGACCCTTATTGATTTCAACTCTTTTTTTGACATTGATTTCAAAGAAAAAATTAATTAATAACCCTGATAATAGCGCAAACGGTAATATAAATAATAATCCTAAAAAGAATGCCGCTATTAATACCGATAACAATAATAACGCAAATAACAGCGCGGGTTTAAATAAGAAAAATAGCGATTTGAATGAAAACTTGTTTAAAAGGATTTTAATTGCAACTTCCTTATACGGCTTTAGTTCTTTCAGCTTTGGATTTCCAATTTTAACTATAGCCGAATCCTCTAAAAATGATGCTTTAGGTATTCTTTCATATGTTTTATTCTTTATCTGCACGGCGCTGACAGGTTTAATTGCAGGAAAAACAATAGCTAAAACTATTAATAAACTTGGTTTTGGTTATTTTCTTACTTTTGCAGGTTCTCTTGGTATGGCATTGATATTTACATTTTCTTTAAATCCTTTATTATATTATATTTGCGTTGCCATTCTTGGAATATCTTTAGGCATTATAGAAACTATAGAGCCTACTGCAATTAGTTTAATCGTCAAAAACGAAACAATAGGAAGAGGAATGGGGTCGCTCACCGCCGCAAGAAGCTTGGGGTTATTTGGCGGCAATGTTCTTATGGGGCTTCTTTATTATATCGGAGCTAATTATTCATATTTATATGCCGCAATATTAAGTCTAATCGCCTCTTTAATTATTTTTTCTTCAAAATCCAACCTTTAA